The Strix uralensis isolate ZFMK-TIS-50842 chromosome 4, bStrUra1, whole genome shotgun sequence genomic interval ggaaaaaaagtaagaGTTCTCTTACACTTATTTCAGTGCAGACTTGAATCAGCTATAAACACAAGTCATTAAAAcaggctgagatttttttttttttttctaataaatctTATGATAGACTCTGAAAGCTGGAGAAGATAGAATAATAGCAATGGACTGCACCAGTCTACTGCTTCACACTGAACAGCCTCTTATTGCTGGAGTGGTGTCCCTGAAATCTGTATGAATGTCTGGGGGCAAGGGAAAGGAGGCAGAAGCTGGCCTTAAGAAACCCCTATAGGATGCATCCACAATCCAGAACAGAATTAGAGTGGTGCATCCACTGCAATTCTTACTCGGAAAGATTCCCAGCACCTTCTGGAGAGGCTCCATCACATCTGATCACTAGTGCCGTACAGAGCATGTAATGAAGTAATACTTTATCTTCATTTATTAAAACAGCTGTCTAAGGTCATAAATACAACCAGTTGTTTTTATCACCAGGAGTCTTCCCATAAGCATGAGGATGATGATTAATATCGTATCTCCAGTTCTGCTTACATTTGCAACCTTGCGGCAGATGCTTGGCACCAGCGTTGTTCAGAAGCCATCAGAAAATGTCTTGATTGCTGGTGACCTCTGCAAGAACTTTGGTGGCTGCTACATCGATCTGACCCAAGGAGTGCTCCTCAGGCAAGCACGAAGGCAGGCTTTTTTTATTGATTAGCCAAATGGTCTAGCCTTCCTGTTTTGTCTCCTCATTGGCAATTAAGAGAGAAATCCATTGAGGGAGTGGTGGCAGTGAACCTCTCCCTCTGACACAAATAACCTTAATCAGACCTCTTAGTTAATTTCTGAAATTGTTCTGTATCGACCTCTGTTTGAAGCAGGATTTTCATCCTACGGCCCTATCAGTAAAACATACACATCTTCCTGTTAGCAAAGCAGGCTTTTTCTAATGGTGACATCTTTTACTTCTTATTTACAATCCTAATCACATCATTGATTCCAGTAATCTTTCCTGCACTAAGAGCTGTTATTAATTCTCTCAAAGGAGAACATGGGTGGGTTTTGGTGGGGCCTTTTTTTAAACCtagataattaaaattaaatcaagtAATGACAATCTAGGagatgttggggggggggggagcatggGACAAGAGGAGCAAATCCGATTCTCAATGGGTTTTTAACATCCAAACAGTAAAGAGGCCACAATGTTCCTCAACCTAAAACTAAGACTGATACCTAAAATAGAACCAGAAGATCAGCTCGGTGACTCATCTGAACAATGGGGATTAACTTTCTACACCCAAAACTATGATTGTCCAGGTTAGGATTGtttaatccaaaacacagcatttggGTGTGTTCTTACTGTGTGACTCCTTTTGTGTCTGAACAATGGAAATACTACACTCGGTAGTGAGAAATGGAGCATTTCCTCACCTCTTCCCCAGTAATCACTGatttaacaccccccccccccccccaaattaatcCTTTACCCCCATCTTCCCCATCTCTGTTTTATATTGTTTCATGAAAGGCCAGGACTTGTCCTTCTTAACGTCGAGTGATATTTTAGAGGAGGAACCACTGAAATAATTGGGAATGTTCATAGCTTATGTCACTATGACTTAATCGCCACTCTGTAACGAAGGGCAAAAAAACTGACGGGAGAGGGGAAGGCGTGTCCTTGGAGCACTAATGCAGGCTGAGTctggggctgagccccctccCTATCTGACAGCTCTTCCTCCCCTTAGGCACATGCACTCAGTTTTTCATGTTGATTCACTCTCCCAGTGTGTGTGAGTTACACGCAAAGTTTTTTATCTTTGAAATAATCCATGAGATTTGGTAAATGGCGATGCTAGGGAAGTTCTGGCTGAGCAGGACGATTTATCATATGTTCTCCTTGCTAGAAAATGCGCCTTTGTACTTGAGGTGCCAAAGAAGCACGTGAGGATTTTGGCAGGGAGGAAAGGTTTGACTTACCCAGGTGCTATCCCCGTCAGCACAGTGGATTTACAAACCTGATGTCAtctatttacatttctaaatCGCAGCATGGAGAGAAATGCAGTGATACGAAAGATTAGTCTTCATTTGGCGAAGTAACTGCCAAATTAAATGATGACAGATGGAAAAACTAAATGCCACGGTGTCAGGGGTCCGATGATAGCCCTCTGCTTTAGCGAGAGGTAAATATATAAACCTCAGCTGGTGCCTGCAGAAGATACACGTCCAGTTTAAAGACAGCCCTCGGACTTTTTATTTAATCAATACCCCCTATCAAAGAGAGCAGCGTACAGCATTAGAACTAAAACAGTGTTATTAGAAAATGATATACTGCACATTAGGATGTATAATTCATGTCGCCTTCATTTGCTCAGACCGTCGTGAAAATCCATAAATCATTTTCTCGTTCATGTATTGCCTAAGTGCAATTTGTCATTTTGCATTAGAGGGCCGCCTCAGATCATCGGCGCTTTTAATTCACTGCTCGGGGTGTAACACCCTGCggaggagcccccccccccccccctcccccgcctcaGAGTGCCCCCCCCTCAGAGTGCCCCCGCCTCAGAGTCCTCCCCCCAGAGTCCCCCCGCCTCAGAGTGCCCCCGCCTCTGCCCGCCTCACACAAAATGGAGACCCGGGTGCGCTTCGAAacgcggggggggcggggagcgggagggcACCGCGGAGCTGCGGcccggagggagggaggggggcggctCCCCCTGCGCCTACACATGTATAAGAATATCTATATGTCTATTCGCGCGTGGCCGCTGTCCCCTGAGTCAGGCCATCTTTACAAAACCGTTGCGTGGGAGTCGCGCCCCGACGCCGCCTTCGCGCCGAGGCGGGGACGTGCCGCGCCCCAACCCCGacccccgccccacccccccccgcccttaCCTCCGGCCCCGGGGCGGGATCGGTCTCGGTCACGGCcccgggagggctggggggggtgtccctcTGTTTCCCAGGTCCCCCGGGTGTTGCCGGTGGCGCCCGGGCCGCCCGCTTTGCTCGAAGGGACGAGAAATCGCCGCTGCCGGGGCTCCGGCGGTGGGGAGGGTTTAGAGACGGGCTGCTGCGGGTAACGGTCCATCACCGGGAGCGGCCGTTTCTCTGACGGCGGGGTAACACACCGGCCCCGCGCGCCCCGGGCACAAACTCGGGTATCGGGGTCTGAACTTGGCGGCGGCGCCCGGGAAGGCGAACGGCGGCGCTTCCGCAGGCGAAGGCGACGCGGCCAGGTCCGCGCCCGCCTCCGACCggcagcggcggccgggggggctCCGACGCGATCCATGTTGTTGGAAAACACCCACCGACATCGCCCCGCCGGCTCTGCTCGGACCCGCTCTAACCgccgggaggtgggggggggggggggggcggcgggggacggacacacacacacacacacacaccccccagacGGGATGTTATTTGGGGTGGCATTTCCCTGCTCACcgcgccgccggcagccccggcgGCTCCCCCGCGCACACGCCGGGCTGCCGCTTCcctgcggcggggccgcgccgtcTGCCGCTGCACCGCGCTCCGCAGCCGCGCAGCCCCTTGCGGACGTGAGCGCGGTACCGGGAGCGCTGCGGCCGGCGCTCTCGGCccgcggagggggggggaaagCCGGGGGGGTGTGTGTTAGGCAGGCGAAGGGGGCCCAGGGCCGGCAGCGCGGAGCTGCCGTGGCGGGTACTAGAGCCCCGCTCTGCccgcggaggcggggggggggggggggggggggggggggcggtgccgcCGCCGGGGCGCAGtgcgccgctgccgccgctagGGGGCGCCCGCCGCCCGCGAGTGCGGCcgctggggcggggcggggcggggcggggcggggcgggggccgcgtgcgcccggggggggggccggcagcAGCCGcgggcccggagccgccgccgcgctggACGCCGAGCCCGCCGCTCCGGAGGCGTCTCCGCCGGCGGCACCAAGCGGGGCAGCGCGGCTGTGCCCCGGGGAAGGGGGTGCGGCGCGTATCGATCCGCCGGCGGCGCCCGCTGCCGGGTGCGCCGCCGTCACCCGCTTCGCGGGGGGTGGCTGTGACAAACCGCCggcccggcaccggcaccggcgtGACGCCGAGGTCGGTTTGGCCGCGTCGGCGTGAGCTCGGCTGTGCCCCCGGCGCGGGCGGTGGCGCCGGGACCCCtccccggggagggcgggggctCCCGCGGAGGGGAAGGGGGGTGCTGGTCCCCGCGCGAGTGTGGAAATGTGAAATCCTGCGTTTGCGCCGCGGGAAACGCATCTGAGCGTGTGGTGTTGAAAGGTGTGGAAGGGAGCCGGTGCGTACTGACGGATTAAGGATGGGGTCGGAGCAGAAGCGGCTCACGCCTGCTTTGTGTTCCTCTTtagaaacaataataaaaaaaaaatgcatttaatccTTTTTACGCTTTCTTCATTTTGTAAAGTTATGGACGTGGATCAGCAGCTGTAAAAAGCCCGTGGCCAGGGCGGGACGCGGACACAGCTGGGGGTTAACACCCGCttcgcagcccccccccggcgCCGAGCCCCCTCCGTGGTGCCGGCGGGGCTCCACAGCCCCCCGCGCTGATCAAGACCGCGTCAGTCGAGCGCTTGACGCGCTGTAAGACACCGCTGGTGGCATCGACTCCATCCAGCACCGAGGTGTCTTCTCACTGCCGGGGGGGAAAGGGGACGGGAGAGCTCCTGCTGCCGTGCGCGGCGCAGGGATGCCCGGCCGGGGTTGCTAAAATCCAGGAGCAGTCGCACGCCCGAGTCTCGGCGGTGGCTGCCAGCCCGCGGGGCGGCCGAGCCGCCTCCGAGCCCCCGGCGCCGCGGGAAGCCCGGGTGCAGCCCGCACCCACACCCGGTACCGCGCGTTGCGCTTGGCCGTGAGCCTCTGCCGACCGGCcctgccccggccgccccccagcAGCCGGTCACAGGACACACGCCCGGTTTCCCTCGTCCCCCCCCTCCAGTGCCCGACAGTCTCCGGTTACGTTAGTGGAAATTCCGAAGTGTAAATCGGAGGAAATTGGCGCAGGCTCACGATACTTTAAATGGGCCGGAGCTGGAAACACTGTACGGACATTATGATGGAAAAGTTGCACTTTCTCCACCGTCAAACAAACTAATTAGCTACGGCAGCCCATGGGAGGGGGGTGTGGAATAATAATCTCAAGTTTTCCCTTGTTTATGCTTTTCCTAAGAAAAGAAAAACGCGCCCGATCTAGGGTAGGAAAGTTAGTGGCTGGTGGAAACTCCCTCTCCAAGGAGAGGGGTGGTTACGATTCCCCGTGTGTACGCGCTAATGACGAGCGGTGATCTCCCGCCCAGCGACTGCGGCGGGGGAACAGCCACTCTCgcgggcaggcaggggggcaggcagggagtcAGGCAGGGAGTCCCAGCAGCGCCGCGGGAGCTGCAGGGTTAGCCTCGATCGGGCCAAGCtcgctctgcctgcctgcctgcctgcctgcgctgcctgcgctgcctgcctgcccgctctCCCATGTGTGACGCAACTTACTTGACGTGCGCCGCGGCCAATGAGGTGCCGCCCCCGGGGGCGTTGCTATCGGCTGATTGGTTGGCAGGAGCCGAGCGCTGCGCAAAAACAGAAAAGCCGAGCGCTGCCGGCTCAGAAACTGCCGGCAGAGATCagaggagccggggccggggctgagaCCGGGACCGGAGCCGGGACGGgaggcgagcggcggcggcggcggcagcagcagcaagcagagacagacacagagaGCGAGAGGGGCTAGACGCAAAAgcagcaagagaggaaaaaaaaccaaactgatcagCACATCCATAAAAAGCAGAGTGATGATGAacataataatagcaataaaagaagaaaatgaaagactgttaatagaagagagaaaaatctaaaatatttaaataaaaaagaggaaatcccAGAGAAATCAGGGAATGAAAGTTTTGGGCAGCAAAGCTGTTCTCTGCCTTTTTTGATACGAAATCTTTTTGcgggctgtatttttttttttttaatttcgcggttttctgcctttttcttgcaTCTAAAGAGGGCATGTCCACCGGCTCTTCCAGCAGCATCTACCCCTCCAGCTCCCACCAGGAAGACAAACCGAGGACAATcttgaaatacaaaaatttcCTCCTTGggatttgctgctgctgctgctgcctccgcCGCCACTGCTGCTGCCGCGGTGCAGTGCCAAGACTCTCGGAATAAATAAAAGCGGGCTGCTGTGTATCTCTAGATACATCCAGCTAATACCTGTTATTAGTTGGCCATTTATTTCGAAGATCACAGATGAAGTGGGGACGCCTGTCTTCTTCATTTGGTCAGCGTGTGAAACAATAATACTCGTAAcaaaaaggagggagatgggggagaaaaaaaccctaacatgaatcagaagaaataatatctagcacccccccacaccccctaaATCAAcctctctccccccctcccccttttccttccccctcccccgatccctctctctctctctccacacgCTCGCAGGcgcggacacacacacacgggcgcacacacagacagacacacacacacaggcagagATAGACacgcacaggcacacacacacacacacacactgtactGTGTGTTttcggaggaggaggaggtggtggtgtggtggtggtggctttTGGAAGAGGAGGACGAGGTGGTGTTGGGGAGGGGGGATCTCTTTCCCCGTTTGGAGATGATTGTGCTATTCCTCTTTGCCTTGCTCTGGATGGTGGAGGGGGCCCTTTGCCAGCTCCATTACACGGTGCAGGAAGAGCAGGAGCATGGCACGTTCGTGGGGAATATCGCCGAGGACCTGGGCTTGGACATTACAAAACTTTCGGCTCGCCGCTTCCAGACGGCGCCCAACTCCCGCAGCCCTTACCTGGAGCTCAACCTGGAAACCGGGGTGCTCTACGTGAACGAGAAGATCGACCGGGAGCAGATCTGCAAGCAGagcccctcctgcctgctgcacctGGAGGTCTTCCTGGAGAACCCCCTCGAGCTGTTCCGGGTGGAGATCGAGGTGCTCGACATCAACGACAACCCGCCCTCCTTCCCGGAGCCCGACCTCACTGTGGAGATCTCGGAGAGCGCCACGCCGGGCACCCGCTTCCCGCTGGAGAGCGCCTTCGACCCCGACGTGGGCACCAACTCGCTGCGCACCTACGAGATCACCCCCAACAGCTACTTCTCCCTCGACGTGCAGACGCAGGGCGACGGCAACCGCTTCGCCGAGCTGGTGCTGGACAAGCCGCTGGACCGGGAGCAGCAAGCGGTGCACCGCTACGTGCTGACCGCGGTGGACGGCGGGCAGCCCCAGCAGCGCACCGGCACCGCCCTGCTCACCGTCAGGGTGCTGGACTCCAACGACAACGTCCCCGCCTTCGAGCAGCCCGTCTACACCGTCTCGCTGCCGGAGAACTCGCCGCCCGGCACCCTGGTGCTGCAGCTCAACGCCACCGACCCCGACGAGGGCCAGAACGGCGAGGTGATCTACTCCTTCAGCAGCCACATCTCGGCCCGCGCCCGGGAGCTCTTCGGCATCGCGCCGCGCACCGGGCGGCTGGAGGTGAGCGGCGAGCTGGACTACGAGGAGAGCAGCGTGTACCAGGTGTACGTGCAAGCCAAGGACCTGGGGCCCAACGCCGTGCCGGCGCACTGCAAGGTGCTGGTGCGGGTACTGGACGCCAATGACAACGCGCCCGAGATCAGCTTCTCCACCGTCAAGGAGGCGGTGAgcgaggcggcggcgccgggcaCCGTGGTGGCCCTCTTCAGCGTCTCGGACCGCGACTCGGAGGAGAACGGGCAGGTGACGTGCGAGCTGCTGCAGGGCGACGCGCCCTTCCGCCTCAAGAGCTCCTTCAAGAACTACTACACCATCGTCACCGAGGGGCCGCTGGACCGCGAGCAGCCGGGCGGCGACGCCTACACCCTCACCGTGGTGGCCCGGGACCGCGGGCAGCCGCCGCTGAGCACCAGCAAGTCCATCCAGGTGCGGGTGAGcgacgtgaacgacaacgcgccgcgCTTCAGCCAGCCCGTCTACCAGGTCTACGTGAGCGAGAACAACGTGCCCGGCGCCTACATCTACGCCGTCAGCGCCACCGACCGGGACCAGGGCGCCAACGCCCAGCTCTCCTACTCCATCCTGGAGAGCCAGATCCAGGGCATGTCCGTCTTCACCTACGTCTCCATCAACTCCGAGAACGGCTTCCTCTACGCCCTCCGCTCCTTCGACTACGAGCAGCTCAAGGAGTTCAGCTTCCAGGTGGAGGCCCGCGACGCCGGCGAGGAGCCGCAGCCGCTGGCCGGCAACGCCACCGTCCACATCGTCGTGGTGGACcagaacgacaacgcgcccgcCATCGTCAGCCCCCTGCCCGGCCGCAACGGCACCCCGGCGCgggaggcgctgccccgcggCGCCGAGCCGGGCTACCTGGTGAGCCGGGTGGCGGCGGTGGACGCCGACGACGGGGAGAACGCCCGCCTCACCTACAGCATCCTGCGGGGCAACGAGGCCAGCCTCTTCCGCATGGACTGGCGCACCGGGGAGCTGCGGACGGCGCGCAGGGTGCCGGCCAAGCGCGACCCGCACCGCCCCTACGAGCTGGTCGTCGAGGTGCGCGACCACGGCCAGCCGCCGCTCTCCTCCACCGCCGCCATCCAGGTGGTGCTGGTGGACGGCGCGGCCgagcggcccggcggcggcggcggcggcggcggcctgggcgcgggggcgggcgcggggggcggcggcggcggcggctcctccggCGAGCATCGCCCCAGCCGCTCCGGCGGGGACACCTCGCTCGACCTCACCCTCATCCTCATCATCGCCCTGGGCTC includes:
- the PCDH10 gene encoding protocadherin-10 isoform X3, which codes for MIVLFLFALLWMVEGALCQLHYTVQEEQEHGTFVGNIAEDLGLDITKLSARRFQTAPNSRSPYLELNLETGVLYVNEKIDREQICKQSPSCLLHLEVFLENPLELFRVEIEVLDINDNPPSFPEPDLTVEISESATPGTRFPLESAFDPDVGTNSLRTYEITPNSYFSLDVQTQGDGNRFAELVLDKPLDREQQAVHRYVLTAVDGGQPQQRTGTALLTVRVLDSNDNVPAFEQPVYTVSLPENSPPGTLVLQLNATDPDEGQNGEVIYSFSSHISARARELFGIAPRTGRLEVSGELDYEESSVYQVYVQAKDLGPNAVPAHCKVLVRVLDANDNAPEISFSTVKEAVSEAAAPGTVVALFSVSDRDSEENGQVTCELLQGDAPFRLKSSFKNYYTIVTEGPLDREQPGGDAYTLTVVARDRGQPPLSTSKSIQVRVSDVNDNAPRFSQPVYQVYVSENNVPGAYIYAVSATDRDQGANAQLSYSILESQIQGMSVFTYVSINSENGFLYALRSFDYEQLKEFSFQVEARDAGEEPQPLAGNATVHIVVVDQNDNAPAIVSPLPGRNGTPAREALPRGAEPGYLVSRVAAVDADDGENARLTYSILRGNEASLFRMDWRTGELRTARRVPAKRDPHRPYELVVEVRDHGQPPLSSTAAIQVVLVDGAAERPGGGGGGGGLGAGAGAGGGGGGGSSGEHRPSRSGGDTSLDLTLILIIALGSVSFIFLLAMIVLAVRCQKEKKLNIYTCLASDCCLGCCCCCPCCSRQARARKKKLSKSDIMLVQSSNVPSNPAQGPVEESGSFGSHHHNQNYCYQVCLTPESAKTDLMFLKPCSPSRSTDAEHNPCGAIVTGYADQQPDIISNGSILSSETKHQRAELSYLVDRPRRVNSSAFQEADIVSSKDSGHGDSEQGDSDHDATNRGQSSGMDLFSNCTEECKALGHSDRCWMPSFVPSDGRQAADYRSNLHVPGMDSVPDTEVFETPEAQPGAERSFSTFGKEKALHNTLERKELDGLLSNTRAPYKPPYLTRKRIC
- the PCDH10 gene encoding protocadherin-10 isoform X1 gives rise to the protein MIVLFLFALLWMVEGALCQLHYTVQEEQEHGTFVGNIAEDLGLDITKLSARRFQTAPNSRSPYLELNLETGVLYVNEKIDREQICKQSPSCLLHLEVFLENPLELFRVEIEVLDINDNPPSFPEPDLTVEISESATPGTRFPLESAFDPDVGTNSLRTYEITPNSYFSLDVQTQGDGNRFAELVLDKPLDREQQAVHRYVLTAVDGGQPQQRTGTALLTVRVLDSNDNVPAFEQPVYTVSLPENSPPGTLVLQLNATDPDEGQNGEVIYSFSSHISARARELFGIAPRTGRLEVSGELDYEESSVYQVYVQAKDLGPNAVPAHCKVLVRVLDANDNAPEISFSTVKEAVSEAAAPGTVVALFSVSDRDSEENGQVTCELLQGDAPFRLKSSFKNYYTIVTEGPLDREQPGGDAYTLTVVARDRGQPPLSTSKSIQVRVSDVNDNAPRFSQPVYQVYVSENNVPGAYIYAVSATDRDQGANAQLSYSILESQIQGMSVFTYVSINSENGFLYALRSFDYEQLKEFSFQVEARDAGEEPQPLAGNATVHIVVVDQNDNAPAIVSPLPGRNGTPAREALPRGAEPGYLVSRVAAVDADDGENARLTYSILRGNEASLFRMDWRTGELRTARRVPAKRDPHRPYELVVEVRDHGQPPLSSTAAIQVVLVDGAAERPGGGGGGGGLGAGAGAGGGGGGGSSGEHRPSRSGGDTSLDLTLILIIALGSVSFIFLLAMIVLAVRCQKEKKLNIYTCLASDCCLGCCCCCPCCSRQARARKKKLSKSDIMLVQSSNVPSNPAQGPVEESGSFGSHHHNQNYCYQVCLTPESAKTDLMFLKPCSPSRSTDAEHNPCGAIVTGYADQQPDIISNGSILSSETKHQRAELSYLVDRPRRVNSSAFQEADIVSSKDSGHGDSEQGDSDHDATNRGQSSGMDLFSNCTEECKALGHSDRCWMPSFVPSDGRQAADYRSNLHVPGMDSVPDTEVFETPEAQPGAERSFSTFGKEKALHNTLERKELDGLLSNTRAPYKPPYLKHGWQQSNPHPTSPSPSPSRVSHPLPGCTATKALAISGSQSGL
- the PCDH10 gene encoding protocadherin-10 isoform X4 — encoded protein: MIVLFLFALLWMVEGALCQLHYTVQEEQEHGTFVGNIAEDLGLDITKLSARRFQTAPNSRSPYLELNLETGVLYVNEKIDREQICKQSPSCLLHLEVFLENPLELFRVEIEVLDINDNPPSFPEPDLTVEISESATPGTRFPLESAFDPDVGTNSLRTYEITPNSYFSLDVQTQGDGNRFAELVLDKPLDREQQAVHRYVLTAVDGGQPQQRTGTALLTVRVLDSNDNVPAFEQPVYTVSLPENSPPGTLVLQLNATDPDEGQNGEVIYSFSSHISARARELFGIAPRTGRLEVSGELDYEESSVYQVYVQAKDLGPNAVPAHCKVLVRVLDANDNAPEISFSTVKEAVSEAAAPGTVVALFSVSDRDSEENGQVTCELLQGDAPFRLKSSFKNYYTIVTEGPLDREQPGGDAYTLTVVARDRGQPPLSTSKSIQVRVSDVNDNAPRFSQPVYQVYVSENNVPGAYIYAVSATDRDQGANAQLSYSILESQIQGMSVFTYVSINSENGFLYALRSFDYEQLKEFSFQVEARDAGEEPQPLAGNATVHIVVVDQNDNAPAIVSPLPGRNGTPAREALPRGAEPGYLVSRVAAVDADDGENARLTYSILRGNEASLFRMDWRTGELRTARRVPAKRDPHRPYELVVEVRDHGQPPLSSTAAIQVVLVDGAAERPGGGGGGGGLGAGAGAGGGGGGGSSGEHRPSRSGGDTSLDLTLILIIALGSVSFIFLLAMIVLAVRCQKEKKLNIYTCLASDCCLGCCCCCPCCSRQARARKKKLSKSDIMLVQSSNVPSNPAQGPVEESGSFGSHHHNQNYCYQVCLTPESAKTDLMFLKPCSPSRSTDAEHNPCGAIVTGYADQQPDIISNGSILSSETKHQRAELSYLVDRPRRVNSSAFQEADIVSSKDSGHGDSEQGDSDHDATNRGQSSGMDLFSNCTEECKALGHSDRCWMPSFVPSDGRQAADYRSNLHVPGMDSVPDTEVFETPEAQPGAERSFSTFGKEKALHNTLERKELDGLLSNTRAPYKPPYLSYQE
- the PCDH10 gene encoding protocadherin-10 isoform X2, with translation MIVLFLFALLWMVEGALCQLHYTVQEEQEHGTFVGNIAEDLGLDITKLSARRFQTAPNSRSPYLELNLETGVLYVNEKIDREQICKQSPSCLLHLEVFLENPLELFRVEIEVLDINDNPPSFPEPDLTVEISESATPGTRFPLESAFDPDVGTNSLRTYEITPNSYFSLDVQTQGDGNRFAELVLDKPLDREQQAVHRYVLTAVDGGQPQQRTGTALLTVRVLDSNDNVPAFEQPVYTVSLPENSPPGTLVLQLNATDPDEGQNGEVIYSFSSHISARARELFGIAPRTGRLEVSGELDYEESSVYQVYVQAKDLGPNAVPAHCKVLVRVLDANDNAPEISFSTVKEAVSEAAAPGTVVALFSVSDRDSEENGQVTCELLQGDAPFRLKSSFKNYYTIVTEGPLDREQPGGDAYTLTVVARDRGQPPLSTSKSIQVRVSDVNDNAPRFSQPVYQVYVSENNVPGAYIYAVSATDRDQGANAQLSYSILESQIQGMSVFTYVSINSENGFLYALRSFDYEQLKEFSFQVEARDAGEEPQPLAGNATVHIVVVDQNDNAPAIVSPLPGRNGTPAREALPRGAEPGYLVSRVAAVDADDGENARLTYSILRGNEASLFRMDWRTGELRTARRVPAKRDPHRPYELVVEVRDHGQPPLSSTAAIQVVLVDGAAERPGGGGGGGGLGAGAGAGGGGGGGSSGEHRPSRSGGDTSLDLTLILIIALGSVSFIFLLAMIVLAVRCQKEKKLNIYTCLASDCCLGCCCCCPCCSRQARARKKKLSKSDIMLVQSSNVPSNPAQGPVEESGSFGSHHHNQNYCYQVCLTPESAKTDLMFLKPCSPSRSTDAEHNPCGAIVTGYADQQPDIISNGSILSSETKHQRAELSYLVDRPRRVNSSAFQEADIVSSKDSGHGDSEQGDSDHDATNRGQSSGMDLFSNCTEECKALGHSDRCWMPSFVPSDGRQAADYRSNLHVPGMDSVPDTEVFETPEAQPGAERSFSTFGKEKALHNTLERKELDGLLSNTRAPYKPPYLTLAISGSQSGL